The genome window CTTCAGCGCGGCCCCATCGATCAACTGCGCGACCTCGTGACCGACGTTCAGCTTATCGAAGGCACGCGGGGCATCCTGTCCCTGTTCTCCGCACGTGAAGCGCCTGAAGAGGGCAAGCTTCCCGGTCCCCTGTTCCCGGCGGACCTGCCCGAGGGCGAGGATTACGACGCGCTTATCAAGCGTGTGCTCGCCAACGACATCATCAAGGGCAAGTTCATCTCCGACGATGGCAAGCTCGCGCTCATCGTCATCGCCATCGATCCCGCCGTCGCCAATGGCGAGCGCATCGCGGAGGTGGTGAAGCAGATCCGCGAAACCGCCGCGCAGGATCTCGAAGGCTCCGGCCTCAGGGCCGAGTTGTCGGGCGTGCCGGTGATGCGCCTGGAAATCCGAACCGCCGTCGAGCGCGACCAACTTCTCTACAACGGCATCGGCTTCCTCGCCGGGTGCCTGATAGCGATCATCTTCTTCCGCCGCCTCTCGTTCATGGTGATCGCGGCCGCGCCGCCTTTGCTGGCGATCCTGTTCGCGCAAGGCGTCCTCGGCTGGATGGGCTTCACGCTCAACACCTTCCTGAACGTGATGACGCCGCTCATCATGGTGATTTCGTTCTCGGACAGCATGCAGCTCACATTCGCCGCGCGCGACAGGCTCATCCGAGGCGACAACAAATATCAGGCGTTCAAGAACGCCATCCTCATCGTCGGCCCCGCCTGCGTGCTGACGCATGCAACGGCGGCCCTCTCCTTCGTGGCGCTGCTCTTCTCAAGCTCGGACATGATCCGCCATTTCGGCGAAGGCGGCATCATCGCCACGGTGATCGCGCTGTTCACGGTCATCACCGTGCTGCCGGTGCTCGGCGTTCTGCTCGTGCGCAAGGAAACGGCGTTCGCAGCAAACATGAAGGGGTCCGATACCGCCGTGGACGCGCTGCGCGCCTTTTGCGGATGGATCGCCCATCGTGTCGTGGCGCGGCCGGGCGTTTACAGCGCCATCGCCGTTCTGGCAGTCTTGGGTCTGGCCTCGATCTATGTCGGCCTCGAAACACGTTATCGGCTCGCCGATCAGGTGCCGGACAAGCGGCAGGCCGTCGCCGCGAGCCAGCGCCTCGACGCGAAGCTCACCGGCTCGAACCCCATCAACGTGCTGATCGAGCTTCCGAAGGGCGTCTCCGCTTACGACCCGCAGGCGCTCAAGGTGCTCGCCGATGTGCATGCCGCGGTCGAGCATCAGAAGGGCGTCGGCAATGTGTGGTCCGTGGAGACGCTGCGCCGCTGGATTGCGGAGAAGCTCGGCCGCTCCGACATCGAGACTTTACAGCGCTATATAGGCTACCTGCCGCCCCATCTCGTGCACCGCTTCCTCGCGAAGGACGGCGATGCAGTCGTCGTTTCGGGCTACATCCCCGACGAAGACGCCAATGAGCTTCTGCCGCTCGTGAACCAGCTCGACGCGACGCTCAACACCGTTCGCGAGGCGAACCCCGGCTACACGGTGGCCGTGACCGGGCTTTCCGCCGTCGCCGCCCGCAACAGCGCGCTGATGATCCAGCGTCTCAATACGGCGCTTACGATCGAAATCGTGTTCGTCGCCGCGTTCATCGGTCTGGCTTTCCGCTCCTTCGTTGTGATGCTGTCGGCGATCCTGCCCGCGATCATCCCAATCCTCGCCTCGGGCGTATTGCTGTGGCTGGTCGGAAGCGGGCTGCAATTCGCAAGCATCGTTGCGCTGACGGTATCTTTCGGCCTCGGCCTCTCCGCAACGATCCACTTCCTCAACCGGCTCAGGCGCGAGGACAGGCCCGGTCAGCCGCCCGAGCTTGCGGTGGAGCGCGCGACTGTGCTCGTCGGCCCGGCGCTGATCCTGACGACCGTCGTGCTTGCCTGCGGGCTGGCCGTGACGGTGTTCTCGGACCTGCCGTCGCTCAGGCTGTTCGGCTGGCTCTCGGCCTTCGCCATGATCGCGGCGCTCGTGGCCGATCTCTTCGTCCTGCGTCCAATCATTATGTTTCTCTTGCGTCTTACGCGTCGAAATACGGTCGGAGCCGAAACGAAGGCGGAACCAGCGCAGTAGAGCGCCGTTGCCGTGGAACACTTTGTTTAGAGCCGCGACATTATGACGGACTCACAATCAGGAGGCGAACCGTGAAACCAATCTATGTACTGCGTGTCGGTTATGGTGCAGCCGTGGCTGCTGCCCTTCTTTTCTCGCTCAATGCTTCGGCGGAACCCCGCGCCGCCGCAGGCTCTTCGCTGTCCGGTTCATGGAGCGGCGGCGGCACCGTTGTCATCGGCGGCCAGCCCGAGCGGGCGCGTTGCCGGGCGAGCTATTCAGGCGGCGGCAGTACCGTCGTGATGAACGGCACCTGCGCGACAGCGTCGGGCAGCGTTTCCCAGACGGCGCGTCTTCGCCGCGTCGGCGCGAACACCTATGTCGGCAGCTTCCACAATCCGCAGCATGGCGTGAGCGGCAGCATGCGCGTAACGGTGAACGGGCGTAGCCAGAACGTGCACCTCAGCGCGGCTGGTGGATCGGCGTCGCTGACGCTTCGCCACTAATTCTGTCAACGTGCGCCCCGGGAAGCCGCCACGCTTGCCGGGGCATCTGCCATTTCTCTCAAGCGCCGATATTCTTCAGCAGCAGATCCTTCGCCGCGTTGATCTGCGATGCGAGATAATTCGAGCCGCCCTGATCCGGGTGAAAGCGCTTCATGAGGTTTCGGTGTGCGGCATGCACATCGTCGCGTTTGGCCCCGCGCTTCAGCCCCAAAATGAGATAGGCCTCGTCGAGCGTCATAGTGCGTGCCGGCCCCGCGCCCGAGCGATCACCGCCGCCGCGCCCGTCTGCTGACCAGTCCGGGGAGACACGATCGAGCCACGCCTCGAACAGCTTCGCGCCCTGTGCATCTTTTGCACGGAGTTCGGCGAGAACTTCGCCCCGCTCGGCTTCCGAAAGATCGTCGAGCGCCTTGCCCTCGAACCGCCCTTGCAGCAAACGCCCCGATATCGCGCCAGTCCGGTGGTCGAGCTTCATGTCGAGCCATGCCGTCCGCACGCCTGAGGTTCCACCGCCCACGCCGATCTTGCCCTTGCCGGGGAACCAGCCGGTTCGCTGCATGAAGGACCACGCGGCCATTCCGGCGAGCAGCGCCAGGCCGATATTGCGCGTCATGACGAGAGCCGCTCCGAACGCGACGAGCACGACGCTGCCCTTTCGCAGATACACCGCGAGTTTGCCCATGTCGGCGCGCGAAAACCAGGCGAGCAGGTAGAGACCTGCCCCCAAACCGACCAACAGGATAAAGAGCTGTAAAATCGCTGCGCCCTCGGCTTAACCGCACTCACGGCTTCGACATTTGTTCGAGCAGCACCGTAGGTGCGGCGCGGCCTTTTGCATAGTCGGCAAGTGCGCGCCGTCCACCGGCAGCGTAATGGGCAACGGCAGCGAGCAACTCGCGGAGTTCGGCCGCCGATCCCGGACCGAAACGGCAGGTCGCGCCTCCCGTCAGCCGCGCGATCTCGCGGAATGCCGCCTGTGTGATCCCGTCGTGTCCTTCCTGAAAGAGGAAGACCGGCACCGAAAGAAGCCCGAGCTTTCCAGCGAGGTCAGCCAACTCGTCGACATTTTCCTCCATCGCGTCGCCGACATAGACGACCGCGCTTACTTTGCCCGCCCCGGCCTCGGCGAGCGCATGCTTCAGCACCTTGCGGATCTGCGTAAAACCGCCCCTGCATGAAACCGCCGTCATGAGCCGCGCGAGCGCTCCGGCGTCGTTCACCCAGCGGCTCGCCTTGCATTCGTCGGTGCCCCGGAAGAAGACGAGTTTCACATCGAGGCCGCCAACCGCCTTCACCGCATCGAACATGTCCGCCTGCACCTTGAGCGCCATGTCCCACGTCGGCTGGCGGCTCATGGTTGCGTCCATCGCGAAGATCAGCCGGCCATGCCCCGAGGAGGGCGGCGGCGTCGAGCGTACGCGATCGAGAAAGGCGTCGATTTCCGAGCGGCCACTCTCTTCCTTCGCGAGCGGCGCTTGCTCCTTTTTCGTCGGCGGTTTGGTGATTTTTGCCATGGCATCTCCGAACAGGCTATTCCCGTAAATATGGGCAGCCGTTCGCCCCAAGGAAATGCCCCCACTCGCAACCGCAGGTAGCCAAAGCTGTGCATTATCGTCTTCAAGACTTGCGCATGACGGCGCTGGCTGCAAAATCGGCATAAGTGTTTCTTTTCGGCATTGGAAAACAGCAATGAAGGTCGCCGCCAAGGTTTATCATCTGGCCAACCGCGCTCTGGACCGTGTCGGGTTAACCCTCGTTTCGGCCTCGCGGGATTTCGATTGCCGCCTGACCGATGAAGAGAGCGAAAGGCGCGTGACCGAAGGACTGGCGAAGCTCGTCAACGAGTGGCTGGAGCGGCAGACGCTTTTCGAGGTGCGGGCTTTCGTCACGGGCGACGACGCGCATCGCTTTTACCGGGCATACCTCGCTTCACCGTTCCGCTCGCGCTTCGGCGGCAGCCGCTTCAACAACCTGTTTGCCTTGTACGCGGTGGCCAAAGCCTACGATCCGGAGATTATCCTCGACAGCGGCACCTATGAGGGCGCGAGCGCGTGGGCGCTGCGAAGCGGTTGCCCTTCGGCAAACCTCCTGAGCTTCGACATCGATCTGAAAAGGCTTCTCCAACGCTCGGAAGGCGTGACTTATGTCGAGCGCGACTGGGCTGAGTACATCCGGCCCGGCGATCCTCTGACAAAGAAGAAGATCCTTGCTTACTTCGACGATCATGTCGATCAGGCGCGCAGGCTTCTCGAAGCCGGCGAGCGGTCGGTCGAAGTCGCGATTTTCGATGATGATTTCCCGGTCACGAGCTTCGCCGAGATGGCGCATGGCGGTGCGGCCCTGCCGAAAATCGAATTCGTGCTGGACGACGATCTGAGGTCGGCCGATGTCCTGCGGTGGACCGCGAACGGCCGTGACCATGAATGGATGGTAGACGCCGCCTATCTCGACCGCGCGCGCGCCGCCATCCTCGACACTGACCGCATGCCGCAGACGGCGTTCGTGACCGGCATCCATCAGACGCCATACCGGGTCGTTCGTCTTCGGAGCGCCAGCCCAACTCCTGCACCTTTTCCCGCCCTTTCGGAATAGCCGCTCCCCGGGGTAGCTCAGGCTTGCGAGCCGCCACCTGCGCGGCAGAGCCATTTCCGTTCAGGTTGTGCTTTCCAGATCCGCCGCCTCCGCCTATTGTGGAATGACAATGATTGCCTGCCCTCTGTCTCAGCAGCCGGGAGCCGGTGACACCGATTAAACCTGCCGCGAGACTTGGGTTGCGCCTTGGAGCGTTTTCGGGCGAAGTGCTAATCGGCTCGCGTGAAGAAAACGCGCCAGATCAATACGCCTGAATCCGTTTTGCGACTCTGAACGCAAAAGCTCTGTGTGCATTCGCCTTGGAAGGCCGGTGGTGGGGACCATGAACGACCATTCCGCAGCGACCGTGGAACTGCCGCGGACAACTTATCTCGATCACACGCTGAGGCGCGCGCGCAGCGCCGCCGAGCAGCGTTCGCATCGCTATGTCACGCTCGAACATCTCCTTTTCACGCTTCTGGACGACCCGGACGCGTCGCGGTTGTTGACGGCCGTCGGCGCGGATGTGGCTTTGATCCGAGCGGCAATTACCGACACCGTGAATAACAGGATGAGTTCGCTCGCTGTGCCGGACGGGCGCCCGCCGAACTTCAGCTACAAGTTCGACACGCTGTTCATTGCTGCGTCGCAGGACGCGGCGCGGGCCGGACGCCATGAAATCGACGGCGCGCTTGCCTTGCTCGCGGTGGCGCGGGAGCCGGAAAGCAACGCGTCCGCGATCCTTGCCGCGAATGGCTTCAACCCGTCGGCCGCGCTTCATGCGATCGCCTCGTCCCGCGCCCCGCTGCGATCGCCGGATAGCGAATCTCCGCAGCAGCCGCCTCAGCCCGTGGCGCGCACCGAGGCCAAAAAACAGGCGCCTGTCGCGGCTACGCCTCAGAAGGCGAGCGCGCCCGCTGTCGACGACGATGACGACGGCATGGACGACATGCTGGCGAGCGTTCGCGACATCCTCGAAGCCGAACAGCGGAAGGAAGCGGCAAGCTCCGCTTCGCCAGCCTTCCCAACGCTCGCCGCACCCGCGCCACCCGCCGCGCCCGCGAAGGCCGTGCCCCAGCCGTCATCTCTCGGCCCGGCGCTTCCCGCGCAGACGCCGCCCCCCCTGCCGCAAAGCGGATATGTGCCGCCTCCATACCGCGATGCCCCACGCGTTGAGCCGGGCTTCGCCACCGCCATCGAGGGATACACCACAACGCCGCCCCCGCCTGGGCCTCGGCTCGGGATGGAACCGCCGCAACAGCCCGCGCACAACGACGCGGCATGGAGCTTCCCCGCGCCCGAAAGCCCGCGCGCCTCAGGCAACCATGGCGTCGGCGTGCCGGGCTTTGGCGAGCCCGAAGCGCCGAGGTTCGATCTCGATTACCCGACGCCTGTCGGCCGGGCTAGCTTCGCCGAACCCGCTCCCCCCTCTTTCGACCTGGAACGGCCGGTCGCGTCGCCGCCACCTTTTGACGCGCCGCCCCCGCGTTTACCGCCTGTCGTCGCCGAGCCAGCCCGCGCGCCTGCCGACGCGAAGGGCGACAAAAAAGGAAAGCGACGCCCCAGAAACGCCGATAGCGCCACCGGGCTTCTCGCGAAAATCCTCCAGCCTATCCCTCGCCGGACGCGCATCGCGGTGCCGGAAACGGTAGAGCTTCTCCTGCCCAGAGAGGAGGCGTGGGCCTTGTTTGCCCGCGCGCGTCCGCAAGGCGCAAGCGCCGAAGCAGCGGCGCATCCGCCAGTGCGGGCCATCACCGTGCGTCTTACGGCACCCGAAGGCGGCTTCTTCATCGAAGGACAATCGCCGGAAACGCAATGGCTTATGGATCGCCCCGCCTTTCTCGGCGAGGAGCATTTCGGCAGTTGGGTCTGGCTTGTCGTGCCGAACGACAAGGGGCCGTTCTCGCTGGTCGTCTCCCTTTCGGCCCGCGACATCGATGCGAACGGCGCGGCTTCCGACCTGCACATCCCCGATCAGCTCGTGAAGGTGCAGGTGCGCGGTAACTTCTGGCGCGGCTTCGGCAGTTTCGTGCGAACGGTACTTCTGCTCGCAGCAGGCGGTGGTCTCGGGGCTGCGGCTTATTATGGATTGAAATTGATGGGCAAGGTGCCGTAAGGCAGATTAGAATTCTTCCCGACACAGGCGAGGCAAAAGCGGCTTCGTCGCATCCGAAAAAAGGCCCAAGGCTCAAACGGGTAACCGAGGCGCGGCGTTTTGCCTAAGCGTCCTCACACCACTTGCAAGCCTTGTTCTTTTGAGTATCGTGCGGCCCGCGCAGCAGACAGGCGGTTTTGATGGCGAAAATTGGAGTACCGCATTTCCATAACGACATCGGAGTCGAAAAAATCCATATCGGTGTGAAAGAGTTTCAGTGCGTGGGCGCGCGACCGCCCGTCGACCATCCTCACGTTTACCTCGATATGGGCGCGGACGATCAGATCGTGTGCCCCTACTGCTCCACCCTCTTCATCTACGATGCGAATTTGCGGCCCG of Rhodomicrobium vannielii ATCC 17100 contains these proteins:
- a CDS encoding efflux RND transporter permease subunit, with amino-acid sequence MDGTDGKQRPASPEAKSPAPLPPAKPDNLVLGLERSGLIALRTPILAAILVALLSIVAAFGVARLQVDDSLSSLFRSDTPEFRQFEDLTKRFPSHEFDVLMVVEGDRLLQRGPIDQLRDLVTDVQLIEGTRGILSLFSAREAPEEGKLPGPLFPADLPEGEDYDALIKRVLANDIIKGKFISDDGKLALIVIAIDPAVANGERIAEVVKQIRETAAQDLEGSGLRAELSGVPVMRLEIRTAVERDQLLYNGIGFLAGCLIAIIFFRRLSFMVIAAAPPLLAILFAQGVLGWMGFTLNTFLNVMTPLIMVISFSDSMQLTFAARDRLIRGDNKYQAFKNAILIVGPACVLTHATAALSFVALLFSSSDMIRHFGEGGIIATVIALFTVITVLPVLGVLLVRKETAFAANMKGSDTAVDALRAFCGWIAHRVVARPGVYSAIAVLAVLGLASIYVGLETRYRLADQVPDKRQAVAASQRLDAKLTGSNPINVLIELPKGVSAYDPQALKVLADVHAAVEHQKGVGNVWSVETLRRWIAEKLGRSDIETLQRYIGYLPPHLVHRFLAKDGDAVVVSGYIPDEDANELLPLVNQLDATLNTVREANPGYTVAVTGLSAVAARNSALMIQRLNTALTIEIVFVAAFIGLAFRSFVVMLSAILPAIIPILASGVLLWLVGSGLQFASIVALTVSFGLGLSATIHFLNRLRREDRPGQPPELAVERATVLVGPALILTTVVLACGLAVTVFSDLPSLRLFGWLSAFAMIAALVADLFVLRPIIMFLLRLTRRNTVGAETKAEPAQ
- a CDS encoding heat shock protein DnaJ domain-containing protein yields the protein MGKLAVYLRKGSVVLVAFGAALVMTRNIGLALLAGMAAWSFMQRTGWFPGKGKIGVGGGTSGVRTAWLDMKLDHRTGAISGRLLQGRFEGKALDDLSEAERGEVLAELRAKDAQGAKLFEAWLDRVSPDWSADGRGGGDRSGAGPARTMTLDEAYLILGLKRGAKRDDVHAAHRNLMKRFHPDQGGSNYLASQINAAKDLLLKNIGA
- a CDS encoding Clp protease N-terminal domain-containing protein, translating into MNDHSAATVELPRTTYLDHTLRRARSAAEQRSHRYVTLEHLLFTLLDDPDASRLLTAVGADVALIRAAITDTVNNRMSSLAVPDGRPPNFSYKFDTLFIAASQDAARAGRHEIDGALALLAVAREPESNASAILAANGFNPSAALHAIASSRAPLRSPDSESPQQPPQPVARTEAKKQAPVAATPQKASAPAVDDDDDGMDDMLASVRDILEAEQRKEAASSASPAFPTLAAPAPPAAPAKAVPQPSSLGPALPAQTPPPLPQSGYVPPPYRDAPRVEPGFATAIEGYTTTPPPPGPRLGMEPPQQPAHNDAAWSFPAPESPRASGNHGVGVPGFGEPEAPRFDLDYPTPVGRASFAEPAPPSFDLERPVASPPPFDAPPPRLPPVVAEPARAPADAKGDKKGKRRPRNADSATGLLAKILQPIPRRTRIAVPETVELLLPREEAWALFARARPQGASAEAAAHPPVRAITVRLTAPEGGFFIEGQSPETQWLMDRPAFLGEEHFGSWVWLVVPNDKGPFSLVVSLSARDIDANGAASDLHIPDQLVKVQVRGNFWRGFGSFVRTVLLLAAGGGLGAAAYYGLKLMGKVP
- a CDS encoding zinc-finger domain-containing protein, which produces MAKIGVPHFHNDIGVEKIHIGVKEFQCVGARPPVDHPHVYLDMGADDQIVCPYCSTLFIYDANLRPDQTDPPYCLFEPQEADAR